A genomic stretch from Aedes albopictus strain Foshan chromosome 2, AalbF5, whole genome shotgun sequence includes:
- the LOC109413847 gene encoding uncharacterized protein LOC109413847, protein MEPGLTYLCFILLLLIHGSTGADFLDILSGDGFQGTSGKRLVIHRIGQCPGQKNLPIYFPDFKVTQHNKTTYTVNGEVIFREDFPNGWTGSASVKKCDDFNSATNCRPFLNSIANMDVCSMLGLSTAVYARYLDRMEPRPKCPFRKGTYVLKDQLVEDDMARFLPGAGNTYWEVKSSGKIGDRTVLCFILQLNARPKRRES, encoded by the coding sequence ATGGAACCTGGCCTTACGTATCTATGTTTCATCTTGCTACTGTTGATCCACGGATCAACGGGTGCAGACTTTTTGGACATTCTGAGCGGCGACGGCTTCCAAGGAACCTCTGGCAAACGCTTGGTCATCCATCGCATTGGCCAGTGTCCCGGTCAGAAAAATCTACCCATCTATTTTCCGGACTTCAAGGTGACCCAGCACAACAAAACCACCTACACCGTAAACGGAGAAGTCATCTTCCGGGAGGACTTCCCGAATGGGTGGACTGGTTCGGCGTCGGTGAAAAAATGTGACGATTTCAACAGTGCGACCAACTGTCGCCCGTTTCTGAACAGTATTGCCAATATGGATGTGTGCTCGATGCTGGGCCTCTCCACAGCAGTCTATGCCAGGTATCTGGACAGAATGGAGCCGAGGCCGAAATGCCCATTTCGGAAGGGGACTTACGTTCTGAAAGACCAGCTAGTCGAGGACGATATGGCTCGATTTTTGCCCGGTGCCGGCAATACCTACTGGGAGGTAAAATCATCCGGGAAGATAGGGGACCGCACGGTTTTGTGCTTCATACTGCAGTTGAATGCCCGTCCAAAGCGAAGGGAATCGTAG